The following is a genomic window from Brevibacterium limosum.
GAGCTCATTGGCGTCGATGTTGAGATCGGCCAGGGCATGCCGGGACTCGGGATCCGGGGTGGAGGCGTCGAGCAGTTCGCGCTGGGAGCGCACTGAGATGTACTCACCGGCTCCCATCGACAGGGCGCCGGCGAGCAGCCCCGAGACGCCGGTGAGCAGGATGACCGTGTTCGAGACTCCCGCCGCTCCGACGCCGAGGACGAGGGCGAGGTTCGAGACCAAGCCGTCGTTGGCGCCGAAGACAGCGGCACGGAAGTTCCCCGACAGACGGGCGCGGGAACGGGCGGCCAGAGCGCGGACCACCTCGGCGTGGATGCGTTCGTCGGCGGCCATCTCCGCGGAGGCGGCTTCGTCTTCGTCGTAGGGCGAGCTCGTCTCGGACTGCTGAGCGAGAGCGAGGACGAACACGGAGCCGAACATGCCCCCGAGGAAGGCCAGGCAGCGGGTGAGGAGATCGGCGGAGCGGCGCTTGTGCGCATGTTCGCCGAGGAGGGTGATCCAATGCTCCTGATGACGGGATTCCGCGGCGGCGAGGCCGAGCAGGATCTCGCGGTCCTCGCCTCTGCGGCGTTCGGCGAGGTTGCGATACACCCGTTCTTCGAGCCGTTCGTTGGCGAGGTAGCGCTGCCAGCGGCGGATGGTTCGTCTGTCGGGGGAGGCCGGCGGGGCCCCTCCGGCGGAGTCGTTGGTCGTCACTGGTCCAAGTCTAATCCGGCGGTGCGGTTTCAGCACGGCGGCGGGCTTCGCGGGTGACGCTGGAATGCGGGTCGGATGCCGCTGGTCACAGGCGGATCAGCCGCAGTGATGCGCATGAGCACCGCACTCGGACCGCAGGCGCCCCGCAAGTGCGAAACCGATCAGTGACCGGTTGTTATCAATTCGTAATATTAAAGCCGACTGAGGTGCGTTAGATTAATGACCAATGTGAGTTGTGTCACCGTTTCGTTATAGAAGCATGTGATTCGTTACCTATGGCGGATCATAGCGAAACGTCAGAATCGAGCTTCCCCGCAAGTGCAGCCGTCAAGAGGCCGACACCGGAGTGGACAGCAGTCCTACCGTGGCGGTCACTTCCGGTGCGCCGTCATGTGCGATTCCTCAGACACAGACGAAGGAGCGAAAGGAACTCCATGAAGTTGCGCACGAAGAGCTGGCTGGCGGTCACCGCCACGGCCGGCCTGGTCCTCGGCGGGATGAGCCCGGCACTGGCGGCGGGCACCGCAGGACCGACAGAACACACGGATATGGGCGTCAACGGTGACGCCGTGATGGAGCATCTGCAGAAGATCTCCGACATCTCCACCTCGCACGCGGACGAAGGGTTCCGCGCGCTGGGCACGCCCGGCTACGAAGAAGCCGTGGAATACGTCGAATCCACCCTCGAGGCGACCGGCGCCTTCGATGTGAAGCGGCAGGCGTTCGACGTCGAGAGCCAGGACTTCGGCACCGTCGACGTCAAGGTCGACGGAGAGGCGGTCAAGGTCACGACCGCCGAATACACCGAGGGCACGACGGATCCGCTGACGGATCTGCCTGTGGTGCTGCCGGTCGATGACGACAACAGTGACTTCGCCGGCGGACAGCTCGGCTGCCAGGCCGGTGACTTCGATGACAGCGCCGAAGGGGCGCTCGTGCTCGTGTCCCGCGGCGAATGCGCCTTCGGCGACAAGACCAAGGCTGCCACCGACGCCGGTGCTGCGGCGGTCATCATCTACAACAACGACAAGGACAACCCCGACGAGGAGCTCAATGCCACTCTCGGCGGGCGCATGGAGGGAAGCGCGCCGACGGTGACGGTCACCTACAACGTCGGCACCGACCTCCTCGAGAAGGTCGAGGCTGCAGGCTCGCAAGCGGGCAGCCAGGCAGGACTCGGTCAGGGAACCGAAGAGGCCGACGAAGCCGCCGAAGACGATGTGGCGGCCGAAGCCGCGGCCCTGACCGCCGACTTCACGCTCGAGACCGAGTTCGTCACCGAGAAGACCTGGAACGTCATCGCCGAAACCAAGGCCGGCGATCACGACAACGTCCAGATGTTCGGTGCCCACCTCGACGGTGTCGAAGAGGGCCCCGGCGTCAACGACAACGGCTCCGGATCTGCCGCGCTCCTCGCCTCGGCCGAAGCGCTCGCCGAGCAGCCGACCGAGGTCGACAACGCCATCCGCTTCGGTTGGTGGGGTGCCGAAGAGGTCGGGCTCGTCGGTTCGACGGAGTACGTCGCGAGCCTCGACGATGCCGATCTGGGCAAGATCAAGTCGTACATGAACTTCGACATGATCGGCTCCGACAACTTCATCGTCGGCACGCTCGACTCCGACGGCTCCGATGTGCCGATCCCGGACGGCGTCAACGTGCCCGAAGGCTCGGCAGAACTCGAGAAGGTCTTCACGGACTACTTCGCCGATATCGACCAGCCCAATGTCGGCACCGACTTCTCCGGACGGTCGGACTACCAGGCGTTCATCGACAACGGCATCCCCGCCAGCGGCCTGTTCTCCGGAGCAGACGGCACGAAGACCGCTGAGGAAGCCGAGATGTTCGGCGGCACCGTCGGCG
Proteins encoded in this region:
- a CDS encoding VIT1/CCC1 transporter family protein; this encodes MTTNDSAGGAPPASPDRRTIRRWQRYLANERLEERVYRNLAERRRGEDREILLGLAAAESRHQEHWITLLGEHAHKRRSADLLTRCLAFLGGMFGSVFVLALAQQSETSSPYDEDEAASAEMAADERIHAEVVRALAARSRARLSGNFRAAVFGANDGLVSNLALVLGVGAAGVSNTVILLTGVSGLLAGALSMGAGEYISVRSQRELLDASTPDPESRHALADLNIDANELALVFRARGMEAREAEARANRTIAAAKNRQAPRLPAIDSGVDRDELGTGIGAALSSFCFFSSGALIPILPYIFGMSGLPAVFLSAGLVGIALLFTGGVVGLLSGKSPGPRALRQLGIGFGAAAVTYALGLLFGGTA
- a CDS encoding M28 family peptidase → MKLRTKSWLAVTATAGLVLGGMSPALAAGTAGPTEHTDMGVNGDAVMEHLQKISDISTSHADEGFRALGTPGYEEAVEYVESTLEATGAFDVKRQAFDVESQDFGTVDVKVDGEAVKVTTAEYTEGTTDPLTDLPVVLPVDDDNSDFAGGQLGCQAGDFDDSAEGALVLVSRGECAFGDKTKAATDAGAAAVIIYNNDKDNPDEELNATLGGRMEGSAPTVTVTYNVGTDLLEKVEAAGSQAGSQAGLGQGTEEADEAAEDDVAAEAAALTADFTLETEFVTEKTWNVIAETKAGDHDNVQMFGAHLDGVEEGPGVNDNGSGSAALLASAEALAEQPTEVDNAIRFGWWGAEEVGLVGSTEYVASLDDADLGKIKSYMNFDMIGSDNFIVGTLDSDGSDVPIPDGVNVPEGSAELEKVFTDYFADIDQPNVGTDFSGRSDYQAFIDNGIPASGLFSGADGTKTAEEAEMFGGTVGEKHDTNYHQSTDTIENVSKKSVDIFAPAIGFAVHTLAYELADAPTDPPTDPTTPPTDPTDPPTETPTETPAERTLSIDPKTIEAPDFVSEKGVQVAATGCAADTTATMTVDPQNGDIEKFEQTAEVGEDTVARFGVRGLDASMVDSYIGTYEVSVDCEGGDPLTGSFEVVAEGDGPGAGDGGNGGGGDLPRTGNEALPLVLSAGALIVLGIAMTVGTRRRS